In Prunus dulcis chromosome 1, ALMONDv2, whole genome shotgun sequence, the following are encoded in one genomic region:
- the LOC117616131 gene encoding probable ascorbate-specific transmembrane electron transporter 1: MAPKSSSYQISATPVTIFAHLLAIAITTLVLIWLLHFRHGLALNSSITEKILNVHTLLMVIGFILIGGEAIMAYKTVPGKRNTQKMVHLILHFLALVAIILGIYAAFKFNHESGIPNLLTLHSWLGVITISLFGLQWLFAFFAYVFPGAESSARGNLVPWHTFVGMVIFLLAVCTAEAGLLERFLFLSIGRTQETLIINFTGLLIFLFAASVSLSVLLPRLY; this comes from the exons ATGGCACCGAAGAGCAGTAGCTACCAGATATCAGCAACCCCAGTTACAATATTTGCCCATTTGTTAGCTATAGCCATAACAACCCTTGTGCTTATTTGGCTCCTACACTTCCGCCATGGCCTTGCCCTCAACTCCTCCATCACAGAGAAAATTTTAAAC GTTCATACGCTTCTAATGGTAATTGGGTTTATTTTGATTGGAGGAGAAG CTATCATGGCATACAAGACAGTCCCAGGGAAAAGGAACACACAGAAAATGGTGCACCTGATATTGCATTTTCTAGCTCTGGTGGCTATAATCTTGGGGATTTATGCAGCTTTCAAGTTTAATCATGAATCGGGAATTCCAAATTTGCTCACCTTACATTCCTGGCTCGGCGTAATCACCATCTCTTTATTTGGTcttcag tggTTGTTTGCTTTCTTTGCCTATGTGTTTCCGGGTGCAGAATCGTCAGCAAGGGGAAATCTTGTGCCATGGCACACTTTCGTGGGCATGGTCATCTTTCTGCTAGCAGTATGCACTGCCGAGGCAGGGTTGCTGGAGAGGTTCCTTTTCTTAAGCATAGGGCGCACCCAAGAAACACTTATAATCAACTTCACTGGACTTTTGATCTTTCTATTTGCAGCCAGCGTCAGCCTCTCTGTCCTCCTCCCTCGactttactaa
- the LOC117634069 gene encoding protein OBERON 3 gives MFGEKDRANGLHACEDEASQSKLTRHISKQNKDNPEEKMGFTEKGIGFLRESDMGSDGFQSKSSKIGNLGSQELTLSYLCDSSKLGFLEKEFAGANLLTSLEKESFKGKEILVSANSSQDHKWVERDFLNLNETRLNWSKRELVEETERERRDKKPKLETLNLSLALPEVSLSLTASNALQNGDPPAMPRPSRSVQSLAPSTNNTQTTCSNDFTAASLSYSYSHPFSHNPSCSLTRNSTENYEYSVGKDDQIWNCGEGTNGSVHSRFKPIGDGVALSNHGGGIYSLMQSNRKDSCNNSLYRTTSSDNLSFFPSELPAKPKIDTQSGDSRGRGSESLRGLEDVDGGGRARKLSRPERILRELISESIPVMAQIIQELPDETLSSTKEYLKNLISMPEKKEELVSLQNRLHRRSDLTKENLAKCQKDQLEILVAVKMGLGNFVSGKNRLPTTELVEIFSFMRCKNVNCKSLLPVEDCDCKVCSANKGFCSSCMCPVCLNFDCASNTCSWVGCDVCGHWCHAACGIQRNLIKPGPSLKGPSGTSEMQFHCIGCGHASEMFGFVKDVFLCCAKDWGLETLIKELDCVRKIFRRSDDFKGRELHIKAEEIISKLGSQMMSPSDACNFIIQFFNYTDGVSEYPASRISTKELAVTQASLRKDATPFSQSASLPPKYAAYNTSSSIQCDLLSNDTRQNDLKSSLISNEDEFQFGTLPKIDGFESLESIVRIKEAEARMFQGKADEARREAEGYRQMIQTKTDKLEEEYAKKFSKLCLQETEERRRKKLEELKILESSHCDYYNMKTRMQAEIAGLLERMEATKQQRV, from the exons ATGTTTGGCGAGAAGGATCGCGCTAATGGTCTTCATGCCTGTGAGGATGAGGCCTCTCAGAGCAAGCTCACACGCCATATCTCTAAGCAAAACAAAGACAAcccagaagagaaaatgggttTTACTGAAAAGGGTATAGGTTTTCTCAGAGAATCAGACATGGGTTCTGATGGGTTTCAATCGAAATCCTCAAAAATAGGAAACTTGGGTTCCCAGGAGCTGACTCTCAGCTATCTCTGCGATAGTTCCAAACTGGGTTTTCTAGAGAAAGAGTTTGCCGGGGCAAATTTGCTGACTTCCTTGGAGAAAGAGAGCTTTAAAGGTAAAGAaatccttgtttctgccaatTCAAGCCAAGATCACAAATGGGTAGAGAGAGATTTCCTTAATTTGAACGAGACTAGGCTGAATTGGTCAAAGCGAGAGCTTGTGGAGGAGACTGAAAGAGAGCGCAGGGACAAGAAGCCAAAGCTCGAGACTTTGAATCTCTCTCTAGCCTTACCTGAGGTCTCGCTCTCTCTCACTGCTTCAAACGCCTTACAAAATGGTGACCCTCCAGCTATGCCAAGACCTAGCAGAAGTGTACAATCTTTGGCACCATCTACTAACAATACACAAACCACTTGTTCCAACGATTTCACAGCAGCTTCATTATCTTACTCTTATTCCCACCCCTTTTCCCACAACCCCAGTTGCTCGCTTACGCGAAATTCGACCGAGAATTACGAGTATTCGGTTGGGAAAGATGATCAAATTTGGAACTGTGGAGAAGGGACTAATGGGTCAGTTCATAGCCGGTTTAAGCCAATTGGAGATGGAGTCGCTTTGTCAAATCATGGTGGTGGGATTTACTCGTTGATGCAGAGTAATCGTAAGGATTCGTGTAATAACAGTCTTTATAGGACAACTAGCTCTGATAACCTTTCGTTTTTCCCATCAGAGTTGCCTGCTAAGCCTAAAATTGATACCCAGTCTGGGGATTCTAGAGGGAGAGGTTCAGAAAGTTTGAGAGGCTTGGAGGATGTAGATGGTGGTGGGAGAGCCAGGAAACTTTCTAGACCGGAGAGAATTCTCCGTGAACTTATTTCGGAGTCTATACCTGTCATGGCTCAGATAATTCAGGAGCTTCCTGATGAAACACTCTCATCAACCAAGGAATACTTGAAGAATCTGATATCCATGCCTGAGAAGAAAGAGGAGTTAGTGAGCCTTCAAAACCGGCTCCATAGAAGGTCTGATCTTACAAAGGAGAATCTTGCTAAGTGTCAGAAAGACCAATTGGAGATTTTGGTTGCGGTGAAAATGGGTCTTGGGAACTTTGTATCAGGCAAAAACCGCCTTCCCACAACCGAGTTGGTGGAGATTTTCTCGTTTATGAGATGTAAGAATGTGAACTGCAAGAGTTTATTGCCTGTGGAGGATTGTGACTGCAAGGTTTGCTCTGCAAATAAGGGTTTTTGCAGTTCCTGTATGTGTCctgtttgtttgaattttgactGTGCTAGTAATACTTGTAGTTGGGTTGGCTGTGATGTTTGTGGGCATTGGTGCCATGCTGCTTGTGGTATTCAGAGGAATCTCATTAAGCCAGGTCCTAGCTTGAAGGGGCCCTCTGGGACGAGTGAGATGCAATTTCATTGCATTGGATGTGGTCACGCTTCAGAAATGTTTGGCTTCGTTAAGGATGTGTTTCTGTGCTGTGCAAAGGACTGGGGACTAGAGACCCTTATCAAGGAGCTTGACTGTGTTAGGAAGATTTTTAGGAGAAGCGATGATTTTAAAGGCCGCGAACTGCATATTAAGGCTGAGGAGATTATCTCCAAGCTTGGAAGCCAAATGATGTCTCCCTCAGATGCCTGCAATTTCATTATTCAGTTCTTTAACT ATACAGATGGAGTGTCAGAATATCCTGCTTCTCGCATATCCACGAAAGAGTTGGCAGTCACTCAAGCTAGCCTGAGAAAAGATGCAACTCCTTTTTCACAATCCGCTTCTTTACCTCCGAAATATGCTGCTTACAACACAAGTTCTAGTATACAATGTGATTTATTGTCAAATGATACCCGTCAGAATGACCTCAAATCATCCCTCATAAGCAATGAGGATGAGTTCCAGTTCGGAACATTACCAAAAATAGATGGGTTTGAGAGCTTGGAAAGCATAGTGAGGATAAAGGAAGCAGAAGCAAGAATGTTCCAGGGCAAGGCAGATGAAGCGCGGAGAGAGGCAGAAGGGTACCGTCAGATGATTCAAACAAAGACGGATAAGTTGGAGGAAGAGTATGCTAAAAAGTTTTCCAAACTGTGTCTGCAAGAGACAGAGGAAAGGCgaaggaagaaattggaggagctgaaaattttggaaagtTCACATTGTGACTATTACAACATGAAGACTAGGATGCAAGCCGAGATTGCTGGCTTGTTGGAGAGAATGGAAGCAACAAAGCAGCAACGGGTGtag